The Clostridium botulinum BKT015925 genome includes the window CATTACCAAGTGATGATAAGTTAGGAAAGTCATCAATTGCATTAACAATAATAGAATGTCTTCCAGGAGCATTATCTATAGTACCCGACAAATGTATGCTTTCAATAGATCGTCGTACAATACCAGGTGAAAATGCAGAAATAGCATTAAAACAAGTACAAGATATAATAGATAAATTAGAAAAAGAAGATCCTGAATTTAAAGCTAAGGTAGAAGTAAAATATGGAGACCATGTTTCTTATACAGGTGTAGAAAATCATGTAGCTAAAGATATGACTGCTTGGAAGATAGCTGAAGATAATCCATTTGTAAAAGCAGCAACAAAAGGTCTTGAAGATGTAGGTCAAGAAGTAAAATACGGATATTGGGATTTTGCAACGGATTCAAGTAAAACGGCTGGAATAGATAAGAAACCTACTATTGGATATTCACCAATGCAAGAACAATTTGCTCATACTCCTTATGACAAATGTCGTATAGATTTTATAGACAAAGCTGTTATAGGTAATGTATCTATATTTCTAAATGTAGTAAATTGTGATGAGGAAGCATATAAGGCATTAGTATGGTAATAAGTTTTAAAAATAGTTTTATTAAAAGTTTATAAATTACTGTTAAATAAAAATAACATAAAGAGGGTGTAATCATGTCAAAAGCATTAGAAGGTTTGAAAGTACTCGACTTGACTCATGCGTATAATGGACCTTTTTGTACAACTTTACTTGGAGATAATGGAGCGGATGTTATAAAATTTGAGCCTCCTAGTGGAGACCAATGCAGAACTTGGAGTCCTATAGATGATAAAAGTGGAGAAAGTGGATTCTTTGCATTTTTAAATCGTAATAAGAAAGGGGTAACTCTTAATTTAAAAACTGAAAAAGGTAAAGAGATTTTTTATAATATGGTTAAAGATGCTGACGTAGTTGTAGAAAATTTTAGAGCTGGAGTTGCAAAAAAACTTGGAGTAAATTATGAAACTTTGAAGAATATTAATCCTAAAATAATTTATGCATCTGGTTCTGGATTTGGACAATATGGACCTCTTGCTAATAGACCTTGTTATGATATTGTAGCACAATCAATGGCAGGAATGGTTAATTTAACGGGATTTCCTGATGCGCCACCAACAAAAGTAGGACCTTCTGTTGCAGATAATGTTACAGGTATATATCTATGTGTTGGAATTCTTATGGCACTTTATAATCGAGAAAAAACAGGATTAGGTCAACAGGTAGATGTTGCAATGTTTGATACAATATTTACCCTTTTAGAAAATGCAATAGTAATAAATACAATGACAGGCAAGATACCACAAAGACAAGGAAATATAGATTCGTCAATAGCACCATTTGATATTTATAAAACAAATGATGGATATGTGTCAATTGGAGTTGGAAATGACAGATTATTTGAACGATTCTGTAAAATGCTCAAGAGAGAAGATTTGCTTGAAGATTTAAGATATAAAACAAATGATCTTAGATTAAAAAATTATTTGCCAGAGTTAAGGGATACAATAGCTGATTGGGCTAAAGATAGAAGTAAATTTGATATTGAAAATATGTGTAATGATGCAGGTGTACCTTGTGGACCTGTGCTAAATATGGAAGAGTCCATAAATCATCCTCAAGTAAAGGCGAGAGAACTTATGGTTCATATGAATCATCCTAAAATTGGAGAAATGTATTTTCAAGGAGTGCCTATTAAGTTATCTAGGACTCCAGGTAGTGTAGATACTCCAGGACCACTTTTAGGACAGCACAATGCAGAAGTATATAAGTTATCAGAAAAAGAGCTTAATAAATTAAAAGAAGAAGGAATTATTTAATTAGTATATTCATGAAATATAGGGGGTATTAAAATGAGAAAGGTTTCGGTTTTAAGTTATAGAATGACTACAGCTGATGCAAATAATCCACAAGGAATTGTTCCAATTGGAAGACAGTTTGACTTTTGGGGAGATGCAGAAACTGAATTAATGATTTTAAATGATGGAGATGAATCTCTATGTCTTGGATATAATGATGTATCTTTCAAAGAAGATATTTTCGTTGGTGAACAATTAGATTTTAAAGCTACTTTAATAAAGGTTGGAAATACATCTCGTACTTGTAGAGTTCAAACTTTTAAAGTAGCATCTCCTGCAAAGAGAATAGGAATTGAAGGAGCAAAAGATACAGACATGTTTTATTATGATGAACCTAAATTAGTAGGAGAAGGAACGGTTGTACTTGTAGTAAAAAAAGAATTACAACGCGGACAACAACCGGATGGAATTATAGTTGATCCATGGAAAGATATTAATTAATAAGAAGATAAATGGGGGTATATAATATGACTTGTTCAGATGTTAATAAAGAATGTTATACAACAACTATGCGTTATAGAATGTCAAGTAGAGATGTATTTTATGGAGGTGGAGTTGTAAATGGAGCTCGTTCTATAACATATATGGGAGATTTAGCTGAAAGGTTAATGGCAAAGGTTTTTAATAATTCAGGAAGATGTATTGGAATAGAAAAAATTAGATTGCATAATCCAGTATTTGCTGGAGATTATATGGAATTTATAGCTAGAGTTATTGAAAGAAATGATAAAAAATTAAAAATAGAATGTCGTTCTTTTAAAGTAGCAGCTATACCAGAAAATCCGGAGTTTGAAAGTTCAATAGATGTTTTAGAAGAACCACAAATATCAACATCTGCAATAATGATATATGAATCATTAAGTTAAAAATATAGATAAATTTATATATTGTTTATAAATACAGGTTGGAACTAAATTGAAAGTTCCAACCTGTATTTATTTTGTATAAAAAAGTTCTAGAGATAATTTTAAGAGAAACAGGATTTCCAAAGAAAGACTATATATTTAAAATTATATAAATGGTAAAATTTAAAAAAGAGTAATTAAAGAAAGGTGATATGTATGAGAATATTACATACTTCGGATTGGCATTTAGGAAAAAATTTAGAAGGAGCAAGTAGGCTCGAAGAACAAGAACAATTCATTGAAGATTTTATCCACATTGTGGATGAAAAATGTATAGATATGGTTATTATTTCAGGTGATATATATGATAATAGTAATCCCCCTGCAAAAGCAGAAAAATTATTTTATAAAGCATTAAAAGGAATATCAAAGGATGGAAAGAGATTAACTTTAGTTATATCAGGAAATCATGATAATCCAGATAGACTATCAGCTGCAAGCCCACTTGCATATGAACAAGGTGTAATAATACTTGGAAAACCTAAAAGTTATCCACAGATTGGAAAATGTGGTGCTCATAATATATTAAATGCTGAAGAAGGGTATATTGAATTAGAAATAAATAATGAAAAAGCAGTTATTATAACATTACCTTATCCTAGTGAAAAAAGGTTAAATGAAGTTTTGTTTGAAAGTATAGAAGAAGAAGATAGGCAAAAAAGTTATTCGGATAAGATAAAGCAAATATTTAATAGTTTATCTGATAAGTATAGGGATGATACTATAAATTTATTAGTATCCCATTTGTTTGTACTAGGGGGAGAGGAGACAGATTCAGAAAGACCTATACAATTAGGAGGAAGTCTTGCTATAAGTGCAGGTATATTTCCGGAAAAGGCACAGTACATAGCTTTAGGACATTTACATAGACCACAAGAAATAAAGGCTAAAAGTAGATGTATATATGCTGGTTCACCACTTCAATATAGCAAAAGTGAAATAGGTTATACAAAGGGATGCTATGTTGTTGATTTAAGTGCTGGTGAAGAACCTAATGTAGAAAGTATTTCATTTAAAAATTATAAGCCTATAGAAGTTTGGAAATGTGAAGGAGTAGAAGAGGCTATAAAGAGGTGTGAAGAAAATAGTGAAAGAAATGTATGGGTATATCTTGAGATAAAAACAGATAAGTATATATCTCAAGAAGATATAAAATCTATGAAAAGATTTAAAAAGGATATATTAGAAATTAGACCTATAATTATTGGTGCAGATGAATTTAAAGAGGATATATTTTGTAATATAAAAGAAAAAAGTATGAAAGAGTTATTTAGGGATTTTTATATAAAACAGAGAAGTACAGAACCAAGTGATGAAATTATGGATTTATTTTTGAGTATAGTTCAGGAGGACGGTGAAGAAGATGAAGCCTAGATTACTTAAAATTAGTGGACTTAATAGTTTTGAGAATCAGCAGATAATAGAATTTGATAAGTTAACTGAAAAAGGGTTATTTGGTATATTTGGACCTACTGGAAGTGGAAAATCTACAATATTGGATGCAATAACAATTGCATTATATGGAAAAATAACAAGAACTAATAAAGGCTTTATAAATACTACTACAAAGAATTTAAATGTAAGTTATGAATTTGAAATCGGTGTTGGAAAAGAAAGAAAAATATATTTAGCTGAACGAAATATTAAAGTAAACAAAAATGATAGATATAATACAAAACATGCACGTTTATTAGAAAAAAGTGCAGAAGGTGAAAGAATTATTGCAGAAGGGCCTACTGAATTACAAAATGAAATACAAAAAATAATTGGACTTACAGTAGATGATTTTACAAGATCAGTAGTATTGCCACAAGGAAAATTTAGTGATTTTTTAAAACTAGGTGGAAGAGAAAAAAGAAATATGCTTGAAAGAATTTTTGCCTTAGAAAAATATGGGCAAGTTCTATCAGAAAAAATAAAAAAGGTAAGAAATATTAATTTAAAAGAAGAAAATATTTTAATGGGTGAACTAAAGAAATATGAAGATTTAACAGAAGAAGGTTTCAAAGAAAAAGAAAGTAGATTAAAGGAGTTACAAAAGGAACAAGATGAACTTAAGATTAAAAAAAGAGATGTAGATAAAAGTTATGAAAAATATAAAGAAATATGGAATCTACAATTAGAATTTAAGGAATTTAAAAATAAGGAATTGAAATTAAATGAAAAATTAGATTATGTAAATTTAAAAAAAGAACAGTTTAAAAAAGGACAAAGTGCGTTAAAAGTGAAGCCTTTTATTGATGAAGTTACTAAAACGTTTATAAGTCTTAATAAAAATTCAGAACAATTAAAAGATCTACAAACAGATTTAAAAAAAATAGAAGAAGAATTATTAATTACAGAAAAGAATTATAATTACTCGTTAAAAGAAAAGGATGAGATGATACCTAAGCTTATAAAAGAGGAAAGTGATTTTAGTAGAGCAATAGAAGTTAATAAGAAAATATTAATTATAGAATCAGAGACAGAAAAGTTAAGAGAAAATTATAAAAATATAAGAGATAAAAAAAATGAGATATTATCAAAAATCAAGTTATTAGTAGATAATAGAGAAAAAATAGTTAAAGAAATAAATGACATAGAAAATAGGATAAATGATATAAAAGTAGATCCTGAGTATAGAGAAAAACTTCAATGGTCACTAGAAAAAGAAAATGATTATAAAAAGTCTTTAGAGAAACAATTAGAACTACAAAAGAAAATATCTGAAAAGCAAGAAAAGATACAAGAAATGTGTAAAGATTATGATGAAATTTTAAAAGTTAAAAATGAATATGATTGTATAGTTAAAAAATTAGAAGTAGAAGATAAGAAACTTATAGAAAATAATCCTGGAGATAATAGTTTACTTCTTGATAAGTCTCAAAAGTTAAATGATACTACTAAAAAATTACAAGAGTTATTAAAAGATAATGTTAGAAAAATAGAAATAGAAGAGTTATTAAAAGAAATTTTAAATAAAAAGATTCCTTTAGAAGAAGAGATTAATTTATTAAAAGATAAATTATTAAAAAATAAAGATTTACTACACGATGTTGAAAATAAAATTGAATATATAAGAGAAAATAATTTAGCTAGTATATTATCAGAAAAATTAGTAGAGGGTGAACCGTGCCCAGTATGTGGTTCAATTCATCATACTAATATAGTTATACCAGTTGATAAAAATACAATAAATAAGGTTCAAAAAGAAAAGCTAGATCTACAAAATATAATTCAAAATTTAAATGATAAAATTACACAGTTATCTATACAAGTTGTAAGTTTAGATAAAGAAGAAGAGCACATAAAAGGTGATTACGTATCATTAACTGAAAAGTTAAAAGATATAGACTTGGAAAAGTTAAGTGAAAAGAAGAAGAAATGTGAATTAGAATTTTTAGAGTTAAAAGAAAAGATTGAAAAATATAGTGAATTAAAAAATAAATTGGAGATAAATATAAAAAATAAAAAAGAAGAAAAAATACTAGTAGATATAAAAGAAACAAGGGTAGCTGAAAATATAAAAAATGAAAAATTAATTCTTAAAGAATTAAATAGTGAATTATTAAAAGAAAGTGAAGAACTAAATAAATTATCACAGGAATATATGATATTAAAGAAAGAACTTAAGGTCGAAAATATACAAATTAAAATGAAAGAGATAATAAGTTTTGAAAAGGAAGCAGAAAATATTAAATGCAAAGAGAAAGAACTTAGAAAACATATTGAAAATATAGATATACAAAAGGAAAAATTATCACAAGAAGAAAAGGAACTTGATATTAAATTAGGGAAAGTAAAGCAAAGTGGAACAGAGAAATCTAAAAGCATTAAAGAATATAAATATGAAGTAGAAAAACTTTGTAATGGTAAAGAGCCACAAGAAAATTTAATTATAGTTACAAATAAAATAAAAGAAATATTGGAAACAAACGATAAATTAAAAGTTAAATTAGAAGAAGAGAAAAAGAGAAAAGATATAATTTATAACGAAAAATTATCGTTAGAAAAAGCAGAAAAAATTTATAATGAAAGATTAAAAGAAGAAGAACATAAGTTAAATATTTCATTAAAAGAAAGTGGATTTAATGATACATCAGAAGTAAAAAAATATTTGTTGGATGAAGAAATACTTTTAAGTATAGAAAAAGAAATTAATGTTTTTGATGATGAAATCAAAAATATTAGAAATAATTTAGAAAGAATTGAAGAAAAGTTAAATGGCGATAAAATAGAATCAGATAAATGGGAAGAATTAAATAAAAGAAAAGAAGAAATAGAAAATATTATAGCAAATAATTTAAAGGAAGTTGCTACACTTCAAAAAGTTATTGAAGACTTAAAAAAAGATTTAGATAATTTGAAAATACTAAGAACAAAAGAAAAGGAATTAGAACATAAATTAAGTCTTTTAAGTGATTTAACAAAATTAGTAGAAGGAAATAAGTTTGTTGAATTTGTAGCAATGAATCAATTAAGGTATATAGCAAGAGAAGCTTCTAGAAGATTAAAAGAAATAACAAGAGATAGATATGCATTGGAAATAGACCTTGATGGAAATTTTACAATTAGAGATGACTTTAATGGAGGTGAACTTAGAGATGCAAGTACGTTGTCAGGGGGAGAGACATTCCTAACCTCATTATCTTTAGCATTATCTCTATCATCTCAAGTTCAGTTAAAAGGAAGTGCTCCACTTGAATTTTTCTTTTTAGATGAGGGATTTGGAACTTTAGATACAGATTTATTAGATGTAGTTATGAGTTCTCTTGAAAGATTACATAGTTCTAGGTTATCTGTTGGAATAATAAGTCATGTTGAAGAGTTAAAAAATAGAGTGCCAATTAAGTTAGTTGTAAATTCTGCAAGTCCCGGTGAAGGGGGAAGTAAGGTAAAATTAGAATATACTTAAAGTAGATTTAATATAAAAAATAATGTATTATATATTTATTAAAAAGATAGTTTTAATGCTATAAAATGTAGAATTAAATACCATATAGCATTAATTAAACCAAAAACATAGGGGGAAAAGTTCTAGTATGGGAAATAGTGATAATACTACGAAAAGGGGTAATGGATGGGCTTTATTGCCACTAGCTGTATTTTTAATTATGTATTTAGTACCATCTATAATTACAAGAAATTTTTATAAAATGCCGGTAAATGTTTCATTTTTAGTAGCTAGTATTGTGGCGATAGTAATAAATAGAAAAGAAAAAATAAATAAAAAGATAGAGGTATTTTGTAAGGGGGCAGGAAACATAAATATTATATTAATGTGTATAATATTTATACTAGCTGGTGCTTTTGCTCAAGTTGCAAAGGAAATGGGGGCTGTAACTTCCACTGTTAATCTTGGACTTACAATTTTACCAGGAAATATATTACTTGCAGGTGTTTTTATTATTTGTTGTTTTATATCATTATCAATAGGAACTTCGGTTGGAACTATAGCTGCACTTGCACCGATGGCACTTGGAGTTGCTCAAAAGACGGGCATACCAATTGGACTTGCTCTTGGGGCTGTAATAAGTGGGGCAATGTTCGGAGATAATTTATCTATGATTTCAGATACAACAATAGCTGCAACAAAAACTCAAGGTTGTGAGATGAAAGATAAGTTTAAGATGAATATATCAATTGTAATACCAGCAGCAGTAATTACAGCAATAATTTTTGGTGCCATAAGTATAGGAAATAATGCTTCAATTGTAAGTGGATATGAGTATAGTATTATAAAAGTTTTACCATATTTAATTGTACTTATTTCTGCATTATGTGGAATGAATGTGATGTTAGTTTTAGTTAGTGGAACTATTTTTGCCGGAATAGTTGGTATGATAACCCATGCCTTTGATATTTGGGGATTTATGAAAGCCATTGAAACAGGTATATCTGGTATGTCTGGTATTATAATTATGTCTTTACTTATAGGTGGAATGGTTGAAGTAATTAAGCATAATGGTGGAATTACATTCTTACTTAATTTAATTACTAAAAGAATTAAAAGTAAAAAAGGTGGAGAATTTGGTATAGCAGCTTTAGTAAGTGTTGTTGATGTATGTACAGCTAATAATACTATAGCCATAGTAATGGCAGGACCTATAGCTAAAGACATTGCTGATAAATATGATATTGATCCAAGAAGATCCGCAAGTATATTAGATACTTTTTCATGCTTTTTTCAAGGGATAATTCCATATGGAGCCCAAATATTAACAGCGGTAGGAGTTGCAGGTTCTATAATATCTCCTTTTGATGTTATGAAATACTTGTATTATCCTTATTTAATGGGGATATGTGCTATTTTATGTATAGTCTTTGGAATACCCAAATCAAAAAATTGTGTAATAATGGAGTCTGTAGAAAAATAAAATTTTATTTAAAAAATATTTTGGACTGTTGATAAACCAAGTTTATTAACAGTCTTTTTAATATTAAATATATACATCTATATTGGAATTTATATCAACTTTTACAATAATTGTGAATAATATAAAGTGTATATTATATATTTATTGCAATTAAAGTAGTGAAAGTTATAAAAGGAGAATATATGAAATGCCAAATATATATCAAGATAAGTATATTTTAGGTCAATCTTCATCTGGTCAAATTCAGGCTAGTGGAGATGAAATAAGATTGGATTTATCACTCAAGGCTAATACAAATAGTATAAGTGGTGGAAATATAAGTGGGACAGTGACTAGTGGTAGTACTCCTGTATCAGGTGCGTATATAAAACTAATGTCAAATACTTATGATCCATTACAACACACAGTAACTGATGCCAGTGGCAATTATTCATTTAAAAATGTAGCGGCAGGAACTTATAATATATTTGCTATAGCAACAGGAATGAGTTTAAATCAAGCTCCGGTATTAACGGTAAAATCCTATCATTATTATACAGTAAATTTTAGTTTAACTGCAGATCCAAGTTCTCAACTTGGTATAATAGCTGGAGATTTAACAAAACAAGGTACACAAGAAGCTATTAATGGTGCAGTTATATCATTATTCTTAAATGAGACAGGAGGTACTCAAACATTAAAAGCTGTAACCTATAGTAACCAATATGGTCAATTTGTATTCCCAGAAGTACCAAAAGCAAGCTATACTGTAAAAATTACTGCTTTGGGATATGACAGCTTATCAGTTGATGTAACTATAAATACTAATGGTCAAATACAACAAGTTGTTAAAGAGATGGTTCCAACTGTGGGTGGTAGTCTAAAAGGTACAGTATCAGGTATTATTACAAATGCTAGTGCTCAACCTATTAGTGGTGCCAATGTTATACTTTATCAAGTTAATACTACAACTCCTAATAATCCATTAACACCTATT containing:
- a CDS encoding CaiB/BaiF CoA transferase family protein, with the translated sequence MSKALEGLKVLDLTHAYNGPFCTTLLGDNGADVIKFEPPSGDQCRTWSPIDDKSGESGFFAFLNRNKKGVTLNLKTEKGKEIFYNMVKDADVVVENFRAGVAKKLGVNYETLKNINPKIIYASGSGFGQYGPLANRPCYDIVAQSMAGMVNLTGFPDAPPTKVGPSVADNVTGIYLCVGILMALYNREKTGLGQQVDVAMFDTIFTLLENAIVINTMTGKIPQRQGNIDSSIAPFDIYKTNDGYVSIGVGNDRLFERFCKMLKREDLLEDLRYKTNDLRLKNYLPELRDTIADWAKDRSKFDIENMCNDAGVPCGPVLNMEESINHPQVKARELMVHMNHPKIGEMYFQGVPIKLSRTPGSVDTPGPLLGQHNAEVYKLSEKELNKLKEEGII
- a CDS encoding hotdog fold domain-containing protein, encoding MRKVSVLSYRMTTADANNPQGIVPIGRQFDFWGDAETELMILNDGDESLCLGYNDVSFKEDIFVGEQLDFKATLIKVGNTSRTCRVQTFKVASPAKRIGIEGAKDTDMFYYDEPKLVGEGTVVLVVKKELQRGQQPDGIIVDPWKDIN
- a CDS encoding hotdog fold domain-containing protein, giving the protein MTCSDVNKECYTTTMRYRMSSRDVFYGGGVVNGARSITYMGDLAERLMAKVFNNSGRCIGIEKIRLHNPVFAGDYMEFIARVIERNDKKLKIECRSFKVAAIPENPEFESSIDVLEEPQISTSAIMIYESLS
- a CDS encoding exonuclease SbcCD subunit D; protein product: MRILHTSDWHLGKNLEGASRLEEQEQFIEDFIHIVDEKCIDMVIISGDIYDNSNPPAKAEKLFYKALKGISKDGKRLTLVISGNHDNPDRLSAASPLAYEQGVIILGKPKSYPQIGKCGAHNILNAEEGYIELEINNEKAVIITLPYPSEKRLNEVLFESIEEEDRQKSYSDKIKQIFNSLSDKYRDDTINLLVSHLFVLGGEETDSERPIQLGGSLAISAGIFPEKAQYIALGHLHRPQEIKAKSRCIYAGSPLQYSKSEIGYTKGCYVVDLSAGEEPNVESISFKNYKPIEVWKCEGVEEAIKRCEENSERNVWVYLEIKTDKYISQEDIKSMKRFKKDILEIRPIIIGADEFKEDIFCNIKEKSMKELFRDFYIKQRSTEPSDEIMDLFLSIVQEDGEEDEA
- a CDS encoding AAA family ATPase yields the protein MKPRLLKISGLNSFENQQIIEFDKLTEKGLFGIFGPTGSGKSTILDAITIALYGKITRTNKGFINTTTKNLNVSYEFEIGVGKERKIYLAERNIKVNKNDRYNTKHARLLEKSAEGERIIAEGPTELQNEIQKIIGLTVDDFTRSVVLPQGKFSDFLKLGGREKRNMLERIFALEKYGQVLSEKIKKVRNINLKEENILMGELKKYEDLTEEGFKEKESRLKELQKEQDELKIKKRDVDKSYEKYKEIWNLQLEFKEFKNKELKLNEKLDYVNLKKEQFKKGQSALKVKPFIDEVTKTFISLNKNSEQLKDLQTDLKKIEEELLITEKNYNYSLKEKDEMIPKLIKEESDFSRAIEVNKKILIIESETEKLRENYKNIRDKKNEILSKIKLLVDNREKIVKEINDIENRINDIKVDPEYREKLQWSLEKENDYKKSLEKQLELQKKISEKQEKIQEMCKDYDEILKVKNEYDCIVKKLEVEDKKLIENNPGDNSLLLDKSQKLNDTTKKLQELLKDNVRKIEIEELLKEILNKKIPLEEEINLLKDKLLKNKDLLHDVENKIEYIRENNLASILSEKLVEGEPCPVCGSIHHTNIVIPVDKNTINKVQKEKLDLQNIIQNLNDKITQLSIQVVSLDKEEEHIKGDYVSLTEKLKDIDLEKLSEKKKKCELEFLELKEKIEKYSELKNKLEINIKNKKEEKILVDIKETRVAENIKNEKLILKELNSELLKESEELNKLSQEYMILKKELKVENIQIKMKEIISFEKEAENIKCKEKELRKHIENIDIQKEKLSQEEKELDIKLGKVKQSGTEKSKSIKEYKYEVEKLCNGKEPQENLIIVTNKIKEILETNDKLKVKLEEEKKRKDIIYNEKLSLEKAEKIYNERLKEEEHKLNISLKESGFNDTSEVKKYLLDEEILLSIEKEINVFDDEIKNIRNNLERIEEKLNGDKIESDKWEELNKRKEEIENIIANNLKEVATLQKVIEDLKKDLDNLKILRTKEKELEHKLSLLSDLTKLVEGNKFVEFVAMNQLRYIAREASRRLKEITRDRYALEIDLDGNFTIRDDFNGGELRDASTLSGGETFLTSLSLALSLSSQVQLKGSAPLEFFFLDEGFGTLDTDLLDVVMSSLERLHSSRLSVGIISHVEELKNRVPIKLVVNSASPGEGGSKVKLEYT
- a CDS encoding Na+/H+ antiporter NhaC family protein encodes the protein MGNSDNTTKRGNGWALLPLAVFLIMYLVPSIITRNFYKMPVNVSFLVASIVAIVINRKEKINKKIEVFCKGAGNINIILMCIIFILAGAFAQVAKEMGAVTSTVNLGLTILPGNILLAGVFIICCFISLSIGTSVGTIAALAPMALGVAQKTGIPIGLALGAVISGAMFGDNLSMISDTTIAATKTQGCEMKDKFKMNISIVIPAAVITAIIFGAISIGNNASIVSGYEYSIIKVLPYLIVLISALCGMNVMLVLVSGTIFAGIVGMITHAFDIWGFMKAIETGISGMSGIIIMSLLIGGMVEVIKHNGGITFLLNLITKRIKSKKGGEFGIAALVSVVDVCTANNTIAIVMAGPIAKDIADKYDIDPRRSASILDTFSCFFQGIIPYGAQILTAVGVAGSIISPFDVMKYLYYPYLMGICAILCIVFGIPKSKNCVIMESVEK
- a CDS encoding MSCRAMM family protein yields the protein MPNIYQDKYILGQSSSGQIQASGDEIRLDLSLKANTNSISGGNISGTVTSGSTPVSGAYIKLMSNTYDPLQHTVTDASGNYSFKNVAAGTYNIFAIATGMSLNQAPVLTVKSYHYYTVNFSLTADPSSQLGIIAGDLTKQGTQEAINGAVISLFLNETGGTQTLKAVTYSNQYGQFVFPEVPKASYTVKITALGYDSLSVDVTINTNGQIQQVVKEMVPTVGGSLKGTVSGIITNASAQPISGANVILYQVNTTTPNNPLTPIAFTKTNANGVYLFAGVANGTYKVKSNEIHTVIVNI